DNA from Paludisphaera mucosa:
GAGCGCCACGGCCTCATGGTCCTGGAGGACGCGGCCCAGGCCATCGGCGCGGCCTACCAGGGCGCCCGGGCCGGCACTCTGGGGACCGCCTCGGCCTTCAGCTTCTATCCTTCGAAAAATCTGGGCGGCTTCGGCGACGGCGGCATGGTGACCACCGACGATCCGGTCCTGGCCCGCCGCATCGCCCGGATCCGCGTCCACGGTATGGAGCCCAAGTACCACCACCACGAGGTCGGGCTCAACTCGCGACTCGACGCCCTGCAGGCGGCCGTCCTGCGAGTCAAGCTCCGGCATTTGGACGACTGGACCGCCGCCCGCCGCGACGTGGCCGACCGCTACCGCGATCTCTTCGCCTCGCACGGGCTCGACGAGATGGTGCAGCTGCCGATCGAGCGACCCGGCAACTTCCACGTCTACAACCAGTTCGTCGTCCGGGTCCCCGGGACGATCCGCGACGAGCTTCGGCAGCACATGATGGACCGCAAGATCGGGACCGAGATCTACTATCCGATCCCGCTCCACCTCCAGCCCTGCTTCGCCTCGCTCGGCTACAAGTACGGCGACTTCCCCCAGTCCGAGTCGGCCGCCCGCGAGACCGTCGCGCTGCCGATCTACCCCGAGCTTTCCGAGGCCGAGCAGCGGTTCGTCGTCGGCTCGATGAATCAGTTCCTCCACGATCGCGCGTATCCGTCGCTTTTCACGGACCGCGCGGCCTGATCTCGCGATCAACCTGGCTGCCAATTCGACGGGCCCGGCGGAAGCGATCAAGGTCGCATCCGCCGGGCCCGTCGTCGCCAAAGCGACAGGGCTGATCAAATCGCGACGAGCAGGCGTCTCCTCTCGCGAGGCTTGACGACGCGTCGGCCTCCCTCGCGGGTCTGGTCGATGCGGTCGAGGGTTTCGCGGTGAAGGCGGCACATCGAGGCCTTCGAGCATCCCAGAAGCTCGGCGGCTTCCTCCTGCGTCTTTCCGTCGAGGTAGATGTGGCGGAAGGCGGCGGCGTGGCGCGAGGGGAGCCTGCGGAGGCAATGTTCGAGGGAGTCCTGCTCTTCCAGGCGGGCCCCGACGGGCTGGTCGGGGTGGGTGCCGACGACGCGGCCTCGGACCTCGGAATCGGGCGCCAGCGGTTGGAACTTGGGGGCGAATTCGGCCGATCCCCTCCAGCCGTCCGAGAAAAACCCGCGCTGGGCGTTGATCAAGGCCCCGCGGATCCGATGGCGGGCGAAGGTCGCAAAATCGACCCCCTTCGACTCGTCGAATGACTGCGCCGCCTCGACCAGGGCCAGGCAAGCGGTCGCCCGGTAGTCGTCGCCGCCGGCGGGCCAGGATTTGGCGAAGCCCTGCGCCATGGAACGGGCCAGTGGCACGTACCGGGCCGCCAGTTCTCGCTGGGGGTCGCTCAACGGAGGCTTCGGCGGGTTCGGGTTGCACTTCGCCGGGTAGCACGCCTCACCACGGCGCGGCATCGGTGCGGAGGCGGAGCCCGGGGCGGCCGGCGGCCGCATGGGGTTGGTGCGGCTCGGGAACGACGGGGCCTGGCGAGTACGGTCGGCCGAGAAATTTCGGCGCATCGGGATCGTGTCCATGGTCATCCACCTCGCTCTATCCTGGTTGCCGGCTCGGAAGTGTGCGGGAAGGGGACGGCTCGTCAGCCGCCGACGGCGCGACGGAAGGGTCGCTCCGATGCGACCCGAGTCCGCTCCTCGCACTCGTGGGCGAGGGCGAGGGCCAACTCCTGGTCGACCTGCGCGGCGATGATGCACGCGTCTCGTTTCTCGAGGAGCCCGGCCAGGTGCGCCTCGGCAAGCTGGGGGCGAGCCGGTAAGCTCGCCAGTTGACGCCGCGCCGACGCGATCGCGTCGCGAAGCGCGTCCAGCGTCTGGAGTCGCTTCGCATTCCGGGTCCAGGCCTGGACGAGCCGATCGGCCAGCTCAAAATAGGATAGAGCCTGAAGCTCATCCGGTGTCGGCGACGTCGCCTGGTGGGAGTCGCGTTCGGAGGGAGAACCCACGGAG
Protein-coding regions in this window:
- a CDS encoding DegT/DnrJ/EryC1/StrS family aminotransferase; the protein is MAVAYEPMGVPALNLRAQYRTIRDEIEPVVREVLESQGFVMGPEVGSLEAEIAEYCGASHAIGCASGTDALLLPLMAIDLGAGDEVITSPYTFFATGGSIWRTGAKPVFVDIEPDTYNIDPAKIEAAITPATRAIIPVHLYGQTADMAPIREIAERHGLMVLEDAAQAIGAAYQGARAGTLGTASAFSFYPSKNLGGFGDGGMVTTDDPVLARRIARIRVHGMEPKYHHHEVGLNSRLDALQAAVLRVKLRHLDDWTAARRDVADRYRDLFASHGLDEMVQLPIERPGNFHVYNQFVVRVPGTIRDELRQHMMDRKIGTEIYYPIPLHLQPCFASLGYKYGDFPQSESAARETVALPIYPELSEAEQRFVVGSMNQFLHDRAYPSLFTDRAA
- a CDS encoding sigma-70 family RNA polymerase sigma factor — translated: MTMDTIPMRRNFSADRTRQAPSFPSRTNPMRPPAAPGSASAPMPRRGEACYPAKCNPNPPKPPLSDPQRELAARYVPLARSMAQGFAKSWPAGGDDYRATACLALVEAAQSFDESKGVDFATFARHRIRGALINAQRGFFSDGWRGSAEFAPKFQPLAPDSEVRGRVVGTHPDQPVGARLEEQDSLEHCLRRLPSRHAAAFRHIYLDGKTQEEAAELLGCSKASMCRLHRETLDRIDQTREGGRRVVKPRERRRLLVAI